The following proteins come from a genomic window of Alosa sapidissima isolate fAloSap1 chromosome 22, fAloSap1.pri, whole genome shotgun sequence:
- the nrcama gene encoding neuronal cell adhesion molecule a isoform X15, whose translation MATPAVVVCVLSSVLSLAGAYRMPWERRMFDDEATGYGPIFEEEPQDLVYAEDNPDNRISMNCRVRANPPATIRWWLNNWEIKLLEQPDEHYSLVGGNLVITNPNKNKHAGKYACVANNLYGTIISKEATVKFGYLDNFPTEEREPVLVKEGQGVVLLCDPPNRDPYDVKFHWLFNDYPNFIEMDRRRFISQTTGNLYIAMVEASDVGNYSCFISSPKIGKSVFSKPIPLIPQPQENPATKYAADIKVKFPKTYALLAKNITLECFALGNPIPHIRWRKLDADLPPNYEVTMNGALLHLTNVQYEDEGSYECEALNVKGKDWHRQWVYVEGPPEWASHINNTEMDVGSKHTMRCAAMGKPWPWIRWLKDGYSYGKGELQFDSLTFTHSGMYQCVAENPWGTIYANAELRVTACAPTFEYNPVRKQLLGARDGRVVIECKPRAAPRPTFTWLKGKEKLGNSTRYSVWLDGSLEIFNATNEDEGVYTCFAENDRGKANSTGTLTITDATKIIVAPSDVDIMVGDSTVLPCTASFDPMLDLTFIWTVDSILIDFDLMKKHFELLLDRENSGDLLIKNALAKHSGRYSCTAQTVVDNVTVIADVVVQGLPGPPGGVMVMEVRDTAVKLIWTRGSEHGLPIKHHLIQTRDYYALDPDDWKDAKTSPVFLDRFATAAEVVDLYPYMQYEFRVIAVNEMGPGESSWPSKKITTWDAVPAAAPTDVGGFVGINGELTITWTPIQPQYYYGKKCGYVVAFKPHENYDWGWATVTDPETRRYVHRDLYITPGTEIQVKVKAYNTKGEGPYSLSSVVYAPEGVPTEQPLDVYARPVSATEALVWWLPVFLQPPLQWVDGYQVRYWRKYDDNEAAAQRILVGNGVNNTRLENMLPDSHYLIEVRAYNGIGLGPPSEHCEMFTRRPPPDRRLRLFKYVSWSGKWLYLSWDHIYSYWNESFIEGYKILYRKVGYRYGKLYTTGRHYIDFPYPETGDWVIEVRAHCEGGDGPVGRVSVQGELAGAILSTQSLSLGSLLLFVMGTMAINL comes from the exons ATGGCGACCCCAGCTGTGGTGGTCTGTGTTCTCTCCTCAGTCCTCTCCTTGGCAG GGGCCTACAGAATGCCTTGGGAGCGTCGAATGTTCGATG ACGAGGCCACAGGTTATGGCCCCATCTTTGAGGAGGAGCCCCAGGACCTGGTCTACGCGGAGGACAACCCCGACAACCGGATCTCCATGAACTGCAGGGTGCGCGCCAACCCCCCAGCCACCATCAG GTGGTGGTTGAATAACTGGGAGATCAAGCTGCTGGAGCAGCCGGACGAGCACTACAGCCTTGTGGGAGGCAACCTGGTGATCACCAACCCCAACAAGAACAAGCACGCCGGCAAGTATGCGTGCGTGGCCAACAACCTCTACGGCACCATCATCAGCAAAGAGGCCACTGTCAAGTTTGGAT ATCTGGATAATTTCCCTACAGAGGAGCGGGAGCCGGTGCTTGTGAAGGAGGGGCAGGGTGTGGTGCTGCTCTGTGACCCACCCAACCGGGACCCCT ATGATGTAAAATTTCACTGGTTGTTCAATGACTACCCCAACTTCATTGAGATGGACCGGCGTCGCTTCATCTCCCAGACCACGGGCAACCTGTACATCGCCATGGTGGAGGCGTCCGACGTGGGCAACTACTCCTGCTTCATCTCCAGCCCCAAGATCGGCAAGAGCGTCTTCAGCAAGCCCATCCCCCTTATTCCCCAACCACAGGAGA ACCCTGCTACGAAGTATGCCGCTGACATCAAAGTGAAGTTCCCTAAAACCTATGCCCTGCTTGCCAAAAACATCACCCTGGAGTGCTTCGCTCTTGGAAA TCCTATTCCGCACATCCGCTGGAGGAAACTGGACGCGGACCTACCGCCCAACTACGAGGTGACGATGAACGGAGCTCTGCTGCACCTGACCAACGTGCAGTACGAGGATGAGGGCAGTTACGAGTGCGAGGCCCTCAACGTCAAAGGCAAAGACTGGCACAGGCAGTGGGTCTACGTGGAAG GACCCCCAGAGTGGGCCTCGCACATCAACAACACGGAGATGGACGTGGGCAGTAAGCACACCATGCGATGTGCCGCCATGGGGAAGCCCTGGCCCTGGATACGCTGGCTGAAGGACGGCTACTCG TATGGTAAAGGAGAGCTGCAGTTCGACAGTCTCACGTTCACTCACTCTGGCATGTACCAGTGCGTGGCGGAGAACCCGTGGGGAACCATCTATGCCAACGCTGAACTCAGAGTGACCG CCTGCGCTCCGACGTTTGAGTACAACCCTGTGCGGAAACAGCTGCTGGGGGCCAGGGATGGCCGCGTGGTCATCGAATGCAAACCCCGAGCGGCACCACGGCCCACATTCACCTGGTTGAAGGGGAAGGAGAAGCTCGGCAACTCCACCAG GTATTCAGTGTGGCTAGATGGTAGTCTGGAGATCTTCAATGCCACAAACGAGGATGAGGGGGTGTACACCTGCTTTGCTGAGAATGACCGGGGCAAAGCCAACAGCACGGGGACTCTCACCATCACTG ATGCCACTAAGATCATTGTGGCCCCTTCTGATGTGGACATCATGGTTGGGGACAGCACAGTGCTTCCCTGCACGGCCTCCTTTGACCCCATGCTGGACCTGACCTTCATCTGGACTGTGGACTCCATCCTCATCGATTTCGACCTGATGAagaagcactttgagctgctgCTG GATCGAGAGAACAGTGGTGACCTGTTGATAAAGAACGCTCTTGCAAAACACTCGGGCCGATACTCCTGCACTGCCCAGACTGTAGTGGACAATGTGACAGTTATAGCTGATGTCGTAgtccaag GCCTGCCAGGCCCCCCAGGTGGAGTGATGGTGATGGAGGTGAGGGACACGGCAGTGAAGCTCATCTGGACCCGGGGCAGCGAGCACGGCCTGCCCATCAAACACCACCTCATCCAGACGCGAGACTACTACGCCCTCGATCCTGACGACTGGAAGGACGCAAAGACCT ctcCTGTGTTTCTTGATCGTTTTGCGACGGCGGCTGAGGTGGTGGACCTCTACCCTTACATGCAGTATGAATTCCGGGTGATTGCCGTCAACGAAATGGGCCCTGGCGAGTCCAGCTGGCCCTCCAAGAAGATCACGACCTGGGATGCAG TTCCTGCGGCGGCTCCAACAGACGTCGGAGGCTTTGTAGGGATTAACGGCGAGCTCACCATCACCTGGACG CCCATTCAACCACAATATTACTATGGGAAGAAGTGCGGCTACGTGGTGGCCTTCAAACCGCATGAGAACTACGACTGGGGGTGGGCCACAGTGACCGACCCCGAGACAAGACGCTACGTCCACAGGGACCTGTACATCACCCCAGGAACAGAGATCCAGGTCAAGGTCAAGGCGTACAACACCAAAGGAGAAGGGCCCTACAGCCTGTCCTCTGTCGTCTATGCACCAGAGGGGG tgcccacGGAGCAGCCTCTGGATGTGTACGCTCGTCCTGTGAGTGCCACGGAGGCCTTGGTCTGGTGGCTGCCTGTCTTCCTGCAACCTCCGCTGCAGTGGGTGGACGGCTACCAG GTGCGGTACTGGAGAAAGTATGACGACAACGAGGCGGCGGCACAGCGGATTCTCGTGGGGAACGGCGTGAACAACACGCGTCTAGAGAACATGCTCCCCGACTCGCACTACCTCATTGAGGTGCGCGCCTACAACGGAATCGGCCTTGGCCCACCCAGTGAGCACTGTGAGATGTTCACCAGAAGACCAC CTCCGGACCGCAGGCTGCGGCTCTTTAAGTATGTCAGCTGGAGTGGGAAATGGCTCTACCTGTCCTGGGACCACATCTACAGCTACTGGAACGAGTCCTTCATCGAGGGCTACAAG ATTCTGTACAGGAAGGTGGGCTACCGGTATGGGAAGCTCTACACCACCGGTAGGCACTACATAGACTTCCCCTACCCTGAGACGGGCGACTGGGTCATCGAGGTGCGTGCCCACTGCGAGGGTGGAGACGGACCAGTCGGACGTGTCTCTGTCCAGGGAGAGCTAG CGGGTGCCATCCTCAGCACTCAGTCTTTGAGTCTGGGCTCTCTTCTGCTGTTTGTCATGGGCACGATGGCTATCAACCTGTAG